A single region of the Epinephelus moara isolate mb chromosome 12, YSFRI_EMoa_1.0, whole genome shotgun sequence genome encodes:
- the LOC126398643 gene encoding bifunctional protein GlmU-like, producing the protein MSSSGGGSSLQVHAVRLGPGQELLGSLQAFVEERRLRAPFIITCVGSVTKATLRLANATATNTNEVIHLSGRFEIVSLVGTLNRDAHVHICLSDGEGRTVGGHVMGDLEVFTTAEVVIGEAVDLQFTREMDEQTGFPELVIQQQ; encoded by the exons ATG AGTTCATCAGGTGGAGGGTCGTCCCTGCAGGTCCATGCGGTCCGGTTGGGTCCAGGTCAGGAGCTGTTGGGATCTCTGCAGGCATTTGTGGAGGAGAGGCGACTCAGAGCGCCGTTCATCATCACCTGTGTGGGCAGCGTCACAAAGGCAACACTCCGGCTGGCCAACGCCACGGCAACAAATACAAATGAG GTTATCCACCTCAGCGGGAGGTTCGAGATCGTCTCCCTGGTCGGCACACTCAACCGAGACGCCCACGTCCACATCTGCCTGTCGGACGGGGAGGGCAGGACGGTTGGGGGTCACGTGATGGGAGACCTGGAGGTGTTTACCACAGCCGAGGTGGTCATCGGCGAGGCGGTCGACCTGCAGTTCACCAGGGAGATGGACGAACAGACAGGTTTCCCAGAGCTAGTCATTCAACAGCAATAA